Genomic DNA from Clavibacter michiganensis:
TCACGGCGGGGATCGCCCTGTGGCTCTGGCTGACCGTCGTCTTCGCGAACCTCGCGGAGTCGGTGGCCGAGGGCCGCGGCAAGGCGCAGGCCGACAGCCTCCGCAAGACCCGCACCAGCACGATGGCCCACGTCGTCGCCTCCTACGACGCCTCCGGGGATCCCGGCGCCGAGCGCGCCGAGCTCCGCGAGGTCTCGAGCGCCGACCTCACCCTCGGCGACACCGTCGTCGTGGTCGCCGGGGAGTCGATCCCGGGCGACGGCGACGTGGTGTGGGGCATCGCCTCCATCGACGAGTCGGCAATCACGGGCGAGTCCGCGCCGGTGGTCCGCGAGTCGGGCGGCGACCGCAGCGCCGTCACCGGCGGCACGCGGGTGCTGAGCGACCGGATCGTCGTGCGCATCACCTCGAAGCCCGGCGAGACCTTCGTCGACCGCATGATCGGCCTGGTCGAGGGCGCGTCGCGCCAGCGCACGCCGAACGAGATCGCGCTGAACATCCTGCTGGCGAGCCTCACGATCGTCTTCGTGATCGTGGCGCTCACGCTCAACCCGATCGCCTCCTACTCGGCGGCGACCGTGAGCGTGCCCGTGCTCATCGCGCTGCTCGTCTGCCTCATCCCGACCACCATCGGCGCGCTGCTGTCCGCCATCGGCATCGCCGGCATGGACCGGCTCGTGCAGCGCAACGTGCTCGCCATGTCGGGCCGCGCGGTCGAGGCCGCCGGCGACGTCACCACGCTGCTGCTCGACAAGACCGGCACCATCACCTACGGCAACCGCCGCGCCAGCGCGCTCGTCGCGGTGGACGGCGTCGGCGCCGAGGAGCTCGCCCGGGCCGCGGCCATGTCGTCGCTCGCGGACCCGACGCCGGAGGGATCCAGCGTCGTCGACCTCGCGGTCGCCCAGGGCCTCGACACGAGCACGCTGCCCCGCGGCGTCGACGTGCCGTTCACGGCGCAGACCCGCATGTCGGGCGTCGACCTGCCCGACGGCACGGTCGTCCGCAAGGGCGCGTCGTCCGCCGTCATCGCGTGGCTCGAGGAGGGCGGCCACCCGCTGCCCTCGACGCTGCACGCCGAGCTGACCGCGGCCGTCGAGGCGATCTCGAACGGCGGCGGCACCCCGCTCGTCGTCGCGACCAAGGACCCGGCCGGCGCCGGCCGCGTGCTCGGCGTCGTGCACCTCAAGGACGTCGTGAAGGACGGCCTCAAGGAGCGCTTCGCGGAGCTGCGGGCGATGGGGATCCGCACGGTGATGATCACGGGCGACAACCCGCTCACCGCCCGCGCGATCGCCGCCGAGGCCGGGGTGGACGACCACCTCGCCGAGGCCACGCCCGAGGACAAGCTCGCGCTCATCCGCAAGGAGCAGGAGGGCGGCCGCCTGGTCGCCATGACCGGCGACGGCACCAACGACGCGCCCGCGCTCGCGCAGGCCGACGTCGGCGTCGCGATGAACACGGGCACGTCGGCCGCGAAGGAGGCCGGCAACATGGTCGACCTCGACTCGGACCCGACCAAGCTCATCGACATCGTGCGGATCGGCAAGCAGCTGCTCATCACCCGCGGCGCGCTCACCACGTTCTCCATCGCGAACGACGTGGCGAAGTACTTCGCGATCATCCCGGCCATGTTCACGGGCGTCTTCCCGCAGCTCGCGGTGCTCAACGTGATGCAGCTGCACTCGCCGGCGTCCGCGATCCTCTCGGCGATCGTCTTCAACGCGCTGATCATCGTGGCGCTCATCCCGCTGGCCCTGAAGGGCGTGGCCTACCGGCCGCTCAGCGCCTCCAAGGTGCTCAGCCGGAACCTGCTCGTCTACGGGGTCGGCGGCGTGATCGCGCCGTTCATCGGCATCAAGCTCGTCGACCTCGTCGTCAGCCTGATCCCCGGCTTCTGATCCCCTCCTCACCGAACCGCAGATAGAAGGAAGCGCATGTCCTCCCCCCGCCAGTCCCTCCGCACCGCCGGCGTCGCCGTCCGCGCGATGGCCGTCCTCACCGTCGTCCTCGGCGTCGGCTACACGGCCGTCGTCACGGGCGTCGGCCAGCTCGCGCTCCCCGCGCAGGCGGACGGATCGCTCGTCTCCGCCGACGGGCAGGTCGTCGGATCCTCGCTGATCGGCCAGTCCTTCCAGGACTCCGACGGCGACGCCCTCCCGGAGTGGTTCCAGTCCCGGCCCTCGGCCGCGGGCGACGGCTACGACGCCTCGGCGTCCAGCGGCTCGAACCTCGGCCCCGAGAACGACGACCTGGTCACCTCCATCGAGGACCGCAAGGCCGCCATCGCGGAGTCCGACGGCGTGGATCCCGCCACCATCCCGGCCGACGCGCTCACCGCATCCGCGTCGGGGCTCGATCCGCACATCAGCCCGGAATACGCTCGGGAGCAGGTGGCGCGCATAGCCTCGGCCCGGGGCATCCCCGAGCAGCAGGTCGAGCGCCTCGTCGACGAGCACGTGCAGGGCCGCGACCTCGGATACCTCGGGGAGCCGACCGTGAACGTGCTCGAGCTGAACATCGCGCTCGCCGGCCTCGGCGGCTGACGCCCGCACCACGCGGGCAAGGAAGAGAAGACATGAAGCGCGGTCGACTGCGGGTGCTGCTGGGAGCGGCGCCGGGCGTGGGCAAGACCTACGCGATGCTCGAGGAGGGCAAGCGGCTGCGCGACGAGGGCGCCGACGTGGTGGTCGCGGTCGTGGAGACCCACGGCCGCGCCGCCACGGCGGCGATGCTCGAGGGGCTGGAGATCCTGCCCCGGCGCGAGGTGTCGCACCGCGGGGTGGAGATCACCGACCTCGACGTGGACGCGGTCATCGCCCGCCGGCCGACCATCGCGCTGGTCGACGAGCTCGCCCACACCAACGCCCCCGGCGGCCGGAGCGAGAAGCGCTGGCAGGACGTGGACCTCATCCGCGACGCCGGCATCGACGTGATCTCCACCGTCAACATCCAGCACATCGCCTCGCTCAACGACGTGGTCGAGAAGATCACCGGGGTCCCGCAGCGCGAGACGATCCCCGACCGCGTGCTCCGCGAGGCGCACCAGATCGAGGTGATCGACCTCGCGCCCGAGGCCCTGCGCGACCGGCTCGCCGGCGGGCGCGTGTACCCGGCCGAGCGGATCGACGCGGCCCTCTCCCACTACTTCCGGCTCGGCAACCTCACCGCCCTCCGCGAGCTCGCGCTCCTCTGGCTCGCGGACGAGGTCGACACCGCGCTCGCCGCCTACCGCGACGAGAAGGGGATCGACGCCCGGTGGGAGGCCCGCGAGCGCGTGGTCGTGGCGCTCACCGGCGGCCCCGAGGGCGAGACGCTGCTGCGGCGCGGCGCCCGGATCGCGGCCCGCTCCGCCGGCGGCGAGCTCATGGCCGTCCACGTCTCCAGCCAGGACGGCCTGCGCTCCGGCAGCCCCGAGGCGCTCGCCAGCCAACGCGCGCTCGTCGACTCGCTCGGCGGCAGCTACCACCAGGTCGTCGGCGACGACATCCCGCGCGCGCTCGTCGAGTTCGCGCGCGCCTCCAACGCCACGCAGCTCGTGCTGGGCGTGAGCCGCCGCAGCCGCCTCGCCGCCGCGGCGACCGGGCCCGGCATCGGCGCCACGGTGATCCGCGAGTCCGGCGACATCGACGTGCACATCGTCACGCACGCGGCCGCGGGCGGGCGCTTCCGGCTGCCGCGGATCCGGGGCGGCGCGCTGAGCATGCGGCGCCGGATCCTGGGCGGGGTCCTCGCGCTCGGCGGCGGGCCGCTGCTCACCTGGCTGCTCTCGGCCACGCGCTCGGACGACTCCATCACGAGCGACGTGCTCTCGTACCAGCTGCTCGTGGTGCTGGTCGCGCTCGTCGGCGGGATCTGGCCGGCCCTCTTCGCGGCCGTGCTCTCCGGCTTCACGCTCGACTACTTCTTCATCGACCCGCTCTACACGATCACCGTCGACGAGCCGCTGCACCTGCTCGCGCTCGTGCTCTACGTGGTCATCGCGCTGCTCGTCAGCTGGATCGTCGACCAGGCCGCGCGCCGCACCCGCCTCGCCCGCCGCGCGGTCGCCGAGGCCGAGCTGCTGGCGACCGTGTCGGGATCCGTGCTCCGCGGCGAGGGCGCCGTGCACGCGCTCGTGAGCCGCACCCGCGAGGCGTTCGGCCTGCAGGGCGTGAAGCTCACGGATCGCGACGAGACGATCGCGTGGGACGGTGTCGTCACCGGCGCCGCCGCGACCGACGTGCCCGTGGGATCCCGCGGCGTGCTCACCCTCTACGGCGACGACCTCGAGGCGTCCGGCCGCCGGCTCCTCCGCGTCATCGCCGCGCAGCTCGACGCCGCGCTGGAGCACCGCGACCTCTCCGACACCGCCCGCGAGGTCGGCCCGCTCGCCCAGACCGACCGCGTGCGCACGGCCCTCCTCTCGGCCGTCAGCCACGACCTCCGCCGG
This window encodes:
- a CDS encoding DUF4118 domain-containing protein, giving the protein MKRGRLRVLLGAAPGVGKTYAMLEEGKRLRDEGADVVVAVVETHGRAATAAMLEGLEILPRREVSHRGVEITDLDVDAVIARRPTIALVDELAHTNAPGGRSEKRWQDVDLIRDAGIDVISTVNIQHIASLNDVVEKITGVPQRETIPDRVLREAHQIEVIDLAPEALRDRLAGGRVYPAERIDAALSHYFRLGNLTALRELALLWLADEVDTALAAYRDEKGIDARWEARERVVVALTGGPEGETLLRRGARIAARSAGGELMAVHVSSQDGLRSGSPEALASQRALVDSLGGSYHQVVGDDIPRALVEFARASNATQLVLGVSRRSRLAAAATGPGIGATVIRESGDIDVHIVTHAAAGGRFRLPRIRGGALSMRRRILGGVLALGGGPLLTWLLSATRSDDSITSDVLSYQLLVVLVALVGGIWPALFAAVLSGFTLDYFFIDPLYTITVDEPLHLLALVLYVVIALLVSWIVDQAARRTRLARRAVAEAELLATVSGSVLRGEGAVHALVSRTREAFGLQGVKLTDRDETIAWDGVVTGAAATDVPVGSRGVLTLYGDDLEASGRRLLRVIAAQLDAALEHRDLSDTAREVGPLAQTDRVRTALLSAVSHDLRRPLSAATAAVTALRSPGMTWADGDREELLATAEESLGTLADLVTDLLDVSRVQAGVLGVRLMDVDLDDVVLAALDELDLGPADAVLDLAPDLPGAVADPGLLQRVVVNLLSNAVRHAPDGVPVRLSTSAFADSVEIRVVDHGPGVAPERRDDMFVPFQRLGDTDNASGLGLGLALSKGFTEGMGGTLTAEDTPGGGLTMVVALPVCRAGAEPVADPPAPADLPTTASEVSA
- the kdpB gene encoding potassium-transporting ATPase subunit KdpB, which encodes MTVLTTPEAPAEPAPASRARAIDARQLAEALPGAFRKLDPRLMWRNPVMLIVEVGAAFTTVLAIAEPFTGGAGSSGGSAVPATFTAGIALWLWLTVVFANLAESVAEGRGKAQADSLRKTRTSTMAHVVASYDASGDPGAERAELREVSSADLTLGDTVVVVAGESIPGDGDVVWGIASIDESAITGESAPVVRESGGDRSAVTGGTRVLSDRIVVRITSKPGETFVDRMIGLVEGASRQRTPNEIALNILLASLTIVFVIVALTLNPIASYSAATVSVPVLIALLVCLIPTTIGALLSAIGIAGMDRLVQRNVLAMSGRAVEAAGDVTTLLLDKTGTITYGNRRASALVAVDGVGAEELARAAAMSSLADPTPEGSSVVDLAVAQGLDTSTLPRGVDVPFTAQTRMSGVDLPDGTVVRKGASSAVIAWLEEGGHPLPSTLHAELTAAVEAISNGGGTPLVVATKDPAGAGRVLGVVHLKDVVKDGLKERFAELRAMGIRTVMITGDNPLTARAIAAEAGVDDHLAEATPEDKLALIRKEQEGGRLVAMTGDGTNDAPALAQADVGVAMNTGTSAAKEAGNMVDLDSDPTKLIDIVRIGKQLLITRGALTTFSIANDVAKYFAIIPAMFTGVFPQLAVLNVMQLHSPASAILSAIVFNALIIVALIPLALKGVAYRPLSASKVLSRNLLVYGVGGVIAPFIGIKLVDLVVSLIPGF
- the kdpC gene encoding potassium-transporting ATPase subunit KdpC, coding for MSSPRQSLRTAGVAVRAMAVLTVVLGVGYTAVVTGVGQLALPAQADGSLVSADGQVVGSSLIGQSFQDSDGDALPEWFQSRPSAAGDGYDASASSGSNLGPENDDLVTSIEDRKAAIAESDGVDPATIPADALTASASGLDPHISPEYAREQVARIASARGIPEQQVERLVDEHVQGRDLGYLGEPTVNVLELNIALAGLGG